One Osmerus eperlanus chromosome 13, fOsmEpe2.1, whole genome shotgun sequence genomic region harbors:
- the rab33a gene encoding ras-related protein Rab-33A, which produces MANESLENDKATAATGNSRIANLTSSMDLSTSLDLSVQTRIFKIIVIGDSNVGKTCLTFRFTGGSFPEKTEATIGVDFREKAVEIEGEKIKVQVWDTAGQERFRKSMVEHYYRNVHAVVFVYDVTKMASFQNLKTWIQECNGHRVSSAVPRVLVGNKCDLTEQIQVPSNTALKFADAHGMLLFETSAKDPKESQNVDSIFMCLACRLKAQKSLLYRDVEREDGRVRLSQDTQDVKNNCPC; this is translated from the exons ATGGCAAATGAATCTCTTGAGAATGACAAAGCAACGGCTGCAACCGGAAACTCGAGAATTGCAAACCTCACATCATCTATGGATCTCAGCACATCGTTAGATTTAAGTGTTCAAACTAGAATATTTAAGATTATAGTAATCGGGGATTCAAATGTCGGCAAGACCTGTCTCACATTCCGCTTCACCGGGGGAAGCTTTCCTGAGAAGACAGAGGCGACGATCGGTGTGGATTTCAGGGAGAAAGCCGTCGAGATAGAGGGCGAAAAAATTAAG GTACAAGTGTGGGACACGGCAGGTCAGGAGCGCTTCAGAAAGAGCATGGTGGAACACTACTACCGCAACGTCCACGCCGTGGTCTTTGTTTACGATGTCACCAAGATGGCCTCCTTCCAGAACCTAAAGACCTGGATCCAGGAGTGCAACGGGCATCGGGTCTCATCGGCTGTGCCACGCGTCTTAGTGGGCAACAAATGCGATCTGACAGAGCAGATCCAGGTGCCCTCCAACACAGCCCTCAAGTTTGCAGACGCCCACGGAATGCTGCTGTTTGAGACGTCGGCAAAAGACCCCAAGGAAAGCCAGAATGTGGACTCTATCTTTATGTGTCTGGCGTGCCGCCTTAAGGCCCAGAAGTCCTTGCTCTATAGggatgtggagagggaggacggCAGGGTGAGGCTCTCGCAGGACACACAAGATGTGAAAAACAACTGCCCCtgttga
- the selenot2 gene encoding selenoprotein T2 — MAEYSQTGILTAVLLFTVVTVRDIYVGRNMMTQHQAPGSLDVSGESLHDVDSQKPGKHSLYTGPVLKFQYCISUGYSKVFQDYSRSITQLYPDINIEGENYPPTTFNKYVGTFASYFKLLAIALIVSGQNPFPMLGWETPRAWIWSQENKIFSCLMTFFLSNMLETHFLSTGAFEITLNDVPIWSKLQSGNVPNIQELFQILDNNMKMSQVDKITFPSP; from the exons ATGGCCGAGTACAGTCAAACGGGCATTTTGACAGCAGTGCTGCTGTTTACAGTTGTCACGGTACGAGACATTTATGTCGGCAGGAACATGATGACTCAACATCAGGCCCCTGGCAGCCTGGATGTGTCGGGTGAAAGCTTGCACGATGTCGACTCACAGAAGCCGGGCAAGCATAGTCTCTACACTGGGCCTGtgcttaaatttcaatattg TATCTCTTGAGGGTACAGCAAGGTGTTCCAGGATTATTCCCGGTCCATCACCCAGTTGTACCCGGACATCAATATTGAGGGAGAAAACTACCCTCCAACAACCTTCAACAA gtatgTCGGGACCTTTGCTTCCTACTTCAAGCTCCTAGCCATAGCACTTATTGTGAGTGGGCAGAACCCTTTCCCCATGCTAGGATGGGAAACTCCTCGCGCTTGGATCTGGAGTCAGGAAAACAAG ATTTTCTCCTGCCTTATGACCTTCTTCCTCAGTAACATGTTGGAGACTCACTTCTTGTCCACTGGAGCCTTTGAGATCACACTCAACG ATGTTCCAATCTGGTCCAAGTTGCAGTCAGGCAATGTTCCCAACATCCAGGAACTTTTCCAGATCCTGGACAACAACATGAAGATGAGCCAAGTGGATAAGATCACCTTCCCCTCCCCGTAG
- the rnf4 gene encoding RING finger protein 4 isoform X3, producing MSSTIQRKRRNATPSSSRSNAKTSRTGSVPAAAAPDQSETMDVAESSRASSEEDVVDLTCEGSEPAAVVDLTNNDSVVLRFFPSPQAPTAGVRSTARATCSVATRRRRTPTRPSTRPCSPPFRLAAEPGLPLELSAAQYVWTLMERSLRVGDWWSPLSVVTSSVASASVIH from the exons ATGAGCAGTACA AttcaaagaaaaagaaggaaCGCAACTCCATCTAGTTCCAGAAGCAACGCTAAGACAAGCCGGACGGGTAGCGTGCCAGCAGCTGCAGCTCCAGACCAGAGCGAGACCATGGATGTTGCAGAAAGCAGCAGAGCAAGCA GCGAAGAAGACGTGGTCGACCTTACCTGTGAGGGCTCTGAGCCAGCGGCCGTGGTGGACCTGACCAACAATGACTCTGTGGTG ctCCGGTTCTTTCCCTCTCCGCAGGCCCCCACAGCCGGCGTGCGGTCGACAGCGAGAGCTACGTGCTCAGTagcgacgaggaggaggaggacaccaACGCGGCCCTCAACGCGGCCGTGCTCACCTCCCTTCAGGCTAGCAGCAGAGCCAG GTCTACCCCTGGAACTGTCAGCTGCCCAGTATGTATGGACACTTATGGAGAG ATCATTGAGAGTGGGAGATTGGTGGTCTCCACTAAGTGTGGTCACCTCTTCTGTAGCCAGTGCCTCCGTGATTCACTGA
- the rnf4 gene encoding RING finger protein 4 isoform X2 — protein MSSTIQRKRRNATPSSSRSNAKTSRTGSVPAAAAPDQSETMDVAESSRASSEEDVVDLTCEGSEPAAVVDLTNNDSVVVVDEGPHSRRAVDSESYVLSSDEEEEDTNAALNAAVLTSLQASSRARSTPGTVSCPVCMDTYGEIIESGRLVVSTKCGHLFCSQCLRDSLTRSHTCPTCRKKLTHKQYHPIYI, from the exons ATGAGCAGTACA AttcaaagaaaaagaaggaaCGCAACTCCATCTAGTTCCAGAAGCAACGCTAAGACAAGCCGGACGGGTAGCGTGCCAGCAGCTGCAGCTCCAGACCAGAGCGAGACCATGGATGTTGCAGAAAGCAGCAGAGCAAGCA GCGAAGAAGACGTGGTCGACCTTACCTGTGAGGGCTCTGAGCCAGCGGCCGTGGTGGACCTGACCAACAATGACTCTGTGGTG GTAGTAGATGAAG GCCCCCACAGCCGGCGTGCGGTCGACAGCGAGAGCTACGTGCTCAGTagcgacgaggaggaggaggacaccaACGCGGCCCTCAACGCGGCCGTGCTCACCTCCCTTCAGGCTAGCAGCAGAGCCAG GTCTACCCCTGGAACTGTCAGCTGCCCAGTATGTATGGACACTTATGGAGAG ATCATTGAGAGTGGGAGATTGGTGGTCTCCACTAAGTGTGGTCACCTCTTCTGTAGCCAGTGCCTCCGTGATTCACTGACCAGATCCCACACCTGTCCCACCTGTAGAAAGAAACTGACCCATAAGCAATATCACCCCATATACATCTGA
- the rnf4 gene encoding RING finger protein 4 isoform X1 produces the protein MSSTIQRKRRNATPSSSRSNAKTSRTGSVPAAAAPDQSETMDVAESSRASSEEDVVDLTCEGSEPAAVVDLTNNDSVVVVDEAPVLSLSAGPHSRRAVDSESYVLSSDEEEEDTNAALNAAVLTSLQASSRARSTPGTVSCPVCMDTYGEIIESGRLVVSTKCGHLFCSQCLRDSLTRSHTCPTCRKKLTHKQYHPIYI, from the exons ATGAGCAGTACA AttcaaagaaaaagaaggaaCGCAACTCCATCTAGTTCCAGAAGCAACGCTAAGACAAGCCGGACGGGTAGCGTGCCAGCAGCTGCAGCTCCAGACCAGAGCGAGACCATGGATGTTGCAGAAAGCAGCAGAGCAAGCA GCGAAGAAGACGTGGTCGACCTTACCTGTGAGGGCTCTGAGCCAGCGGCCGTGGTGGACCTGACCAACAATGACTCTGTGGTG GTAGTAGATGAAG ctCCGGTTCTTTCCCTCTCCGCAGGCCCCCACAGCCGGCGTGCGGTCGACAGCGAGAGCTACGTGCTCAGTagcgacgaggaggaggaggacaccaACGCGGCCCTCAACGCGGCCGTGCTCACCTCCCTTCAGGCTAGCAGCAGAGCCAG GTCTACCCCTGGAACTGTCAGCTGCCCAGTATGTATGGACACTTATGGAGAG ATCATTGAGAGTGGGAGATTGGTGGTCTCCACTAAGTGTGGTCACCTCTTCTGTAGCCAGTGCCTCCGTGATTCACTGACCAGATCCCACACCTGTCCCACCTGTAGAAAGAAACTGACCCATAAGCAATATCACCCCATATACATCTGA